From a single Tachypleus tridentatus isolate NWPU-2018 chromosome 6, ASM421037v1, whole genome shotgun sequence genomic region:
- the LOC143253934 gene encoding uncharacterized protein C09G1.4-like — MCTTSIKRRTKGIYYKNCDDADINNKPILDYTCGRLVGFEREGAQVVEVIKPLYKPYGFYIAKGRMRNSKVSGVFITRMRDYQTLISLARILDPGDEILEIDGVSVKEKNIMEINKLIVKKNKIFLKTLLVPIGKIKENIYNNS; from the exons ATGTGTACAACGTCTATAAAGAGGAGAACAAAAGGAATATA ttacAAAAATTGTGATGATGCTGACATAAATAACAAACCTATCCTCGATTACACGTGTGGTCGACTGGTTGGTTTTGAACGAGAGGGAGCACAGGTTGTAGAGGTGATAAAACCTCTTTATAAACCATACGGATTTTATATAGCTAAGGGAAGGATGAGAAACAGCAAAG tttCAGGAGTGTTCATAACACGGATGCGAGATTACCAAACATTGATTTCACTCGCTCGGATTCTCGATCCTGGTGATGAAATTTTAGAGATAGATGGAGTCAGTgtcaaagaaaaaaacatcatggaaataaacaaattaatagtgaaaaaaaataaaatattcttgaaaactCTACTCGTTCCAATCGGAAagataaaggaaaatatatataataattcttga
- the LOC143253932 gene encoding 14-3-3 protein epsilon-like: MTEREDKVYEAKLAEQAERYDEMVEAMKYVASLDIELTVEERNLLSVAYKNVIGARRASWRIISSIEQKEENKGNEGKLEMIHQYRIKVENELREICQDILDVLDKHLIPAANSGESKVFYYKMKGDYHRYLAEFATGNDRKEATENSLVAYKAANDIAMTELPPTHPIRLGLALNFSVFYYEILNSPDRACRLAKAAFDDAIAELDTLSEESYKDSTLIMQLLRDNLTLWTSDMQHDGEGENDQQPKKDEVQDIEEQDVS; this comes from the exons atgacggaaagagaagacaaagtgtATGAAGCCAAACTTGCCGAGCAGGCGGAACGTTATGACG aaatGGTGGAAGCTATGAAGTATGTAGCATCGTTGGATATTGAACTGACTGTAGAAGAAAGGAACCTACTTTCAGTAGCATACAAAAATGTCATCGGAGCAAGGCGAGCTTCTTGGAGAATAATCAGTAGCATCGAACAGAAAGAAGAGAATAAGGGGAATGAAGGAAAACTGGAGATGATTCATCAGTATCGGATTAAG GTGGAGAATGAACTTCGTGAAATCTGCCAAGACATCTTGGATGTACTAGACAAACACCTTATACCTGCAGCTAACTCAGGAGAATCCAAAGTCTTTTACTATAAAAT GAAAGGGGATTACCATCGCTACCTTGCTGAATTTGCCACAGGAAATGACAGGAAAGAAGCAACTGAGAATAGTCTAGTAGCTTACAAGGCTGCCAATGATATTGCTATGACAGAGTTGCCACCAACTCATCCAATTAGATTGGGTTTGGCTCTTAACTTCTCTGTCTTTTATTACGAGATCTTGAATTCGCCCGACAGGGCTTGCCGTTTGGCAAAGGCAGCATTTGATGATGCTATAGCTGAATTGGACACCCTCAGCGAGGAAAGCTACAAGGATTCCACTCTAATTATGCAACTTTTGCGTGATAATCTGACCCTGTGGACATCTGACATGCAACATGATG GAGAAGGTGAAAATGACCAACAGCCAAAGAAAGACGAAGTACAAGATATTGAAGAACAGGATGTATCTTAA